The following proteins are encoded in a genomic region of Anolis carolinensis isolate JA03-04 unplaced genomic scaffold, rAnoCar3.1.pri scaffold_12, whole genome shotgun sequence:
- the lpar4 gene encoding lysophosphatidic acid receptor 4 encodes MENHSNNHTCLMDDSFKYNLYGAVYSVVFVLGLITNCASLFVFCFRINMRSETTIFMTNLAVSDLLFVFTLPFKIFYNFNRHWPFGDPLCRISGTAFLTNIYGSMLFLTCISVDRFLAIVYPFRSRTIRTRRNSAIVCAGVWILVLSGGISASLFSTTNTTNNSTTCFEGFSKRIWKTYLSKITIFIEVVGFIIPLLLNLTCSSLVLRTLRKPATLSQIGTNKEKVLKMIIVHVAIFVVCFVPYNSILFLYALVRSQAIANCSLERFVRTFYPITLCIATMNCCFDPFVYYFTSESFQKSFYITPHLKTDSLFKTETPLTKIGLPAMQEEMSHRAITNGGEVTSESSF; translated from the coding sequence ATGGAAAACCACAGCAACAACCATACCTGTTTGATGGATGATTCCTTCAAGTACAACCTCTACGGAGCGGTCTACAGCGTGGTGTTCGTCCTGGGCTTGATCACCAACTGTGCCTCGTTGTTTGTCTTCTGCTTTCGTATTAACATGCGGAGCGAGACCACTATTTTTATGACCAACCTGGCGGTCTCCGACCTGCTCTTTGTCTTCACTCTCCCCTTCAAGATCTTCTACAACTTCAACCGACATTGGCCGTTTGGAGACCCTTTGTGCAGGATCTCCGGCACGGCCTTCTTGACCAACATTTACGGGAGTATGCTGTTCCTCACTTGCATCAGCGTCGACCGCTTCCTTGCGATCGTCTACCCGTTTCGATCTCGTACTATTCGGACGAGGCGGAATTCAGCCATTGTGTGCGCGGGGGTGTGGATTCTGGTTCTCAGCGGAGGGATCTCGGCGTCCTTGTTTTccaccaccaacaccaccaacaatAGCACCACGTGCTTTGAAGGCTTTTCCAAACGGATATGGAAGACCTACTTATCCAAGATTACAATATTTATTGAAGTGGTCGGCTTCATCATTCCCCTCCTGCTCAACCTCACGTGTTCCTCTTTGGTCTTGAGGACTCTTCGGAAACCCGCCACCCTCTCGCAGATTGGCACCAACAAAGAGAAGGTTCTCAAGATGATTATAGTGCACGTGGCCATTTTCGTGGTGTGTTTTGTGCCCTACAACTCCATCCTTTTCCTGTACGCTCTCGTTCGTTCCCAGGCCATTGCAAACTGTTCCTTGGAGAGATTCGTGAGGACTTTCTACCCCATCACCTTGTGCATTGCCACCATGAACTGCTGCTTTGACCCTTTCGTCTACTACTTCACATCAGAGTCCTTCCAGAAGTCTTTCTATATAACTCCACACCTCAAAACGGATTCCCTGTTCAAAACTGAAACTCCTTTAACAAAGATTGGCCTGCCAGCCATGCAGGAAGAGATGAGCCACCGGGCCATCACAAATGGGGGAGAGGTGACATCTGAATCAAGTTTTTGA